One genomic region from Accipiter gentilis chromosome Z, bAccGen1.1, whole genome shotgun sequence encodes:
- the LOC126036133 gene encoding protein FAM240B-like, with protein MSKHTNFRHYKMGGHDAEGLKNFWEKVIQEQTKQREGEESRLSKSALNKLRHEWTLRLEGRARQVQAHAKTQKEQMTLLPIETLPSPDKTVA; from the exons atgagCAAGCATACCAACTTTAGACACTACAAGATGGGTGGTCATGATGCAGAAGGGCTGAAGAACTTCTGGGAAAAAGTCATCCAAGAGCAAACTAAGCAACGAGAAGGTGAAGAATCTAGGTTAAGTAAAAGCGCCCTGAACAA ACTCCGCCACGAATGGACTCTGCGGCTGGAAGGCCGAGCAAGGCAGGTCCAGGCACACGCAAAAACGCAGAAAGAACAGATGACGCTGCTGCCCATCGAGACTCTTCCCTCGCCAGATAAAACTGTTGCTTAA